The following proteins come from a genomic window of Corynebacterium crudilactis:
- a CDS encoding cupin domain-containing protein: MTSPRLPSAIPPDSEAIVASRNSLVPVLDSLPGESVPYALSAGNGQLHQLGPYHFTVMSRPQDNGGVFSLARISAGKTPATRFFSVAGPTFIHVMEGRLTLWFADGRQDIIAGGSATIPANTQWSFACEGLINSALVHSGSDAFLRAAEILGTTSPSHTFRISGKSANLPREELEACGFTFYERDYLAELGPRFDRLPEEARAFALEDGSGDRLEQFEQINNFVCRPKHTGNQFFAMQSRGAEAPYIPLHFHRLHTENFFCLDGKIKLHVNGQEIILSRGDYVHAPAGTIHSFAFAGHNTQMLGLLTTEVFEPFFDYMNTPTDAHVQLEDCGKPWFPAEAFAKVQAELDVVVVGPPPAN, encoded by the coding sequence ATGACTTCCCCCCGCCTGCCCAGTGCCATCCCACCAGACTCCGAGGCGATCGTTGCAAGCCGCAATTCTCTGGTTCCCGTCCTCGACTCGCTCCCCGGCGAGTCAGTCCCTTACGCCCTCAGTGCTGGTAATGGCCAATTGCACCAACTTGGCCCCTACCACTTCACCGTGATGTCTCGCCCTCAAGATAACGGTGGCGTATTTTCCCTCGCTCGTATCAGTGCTGGAAAGACCCCTGCCACCCGATTCTTCTCAGTTGCAGGACCGACGTTTATTCACGTGATGGAGGGACGTTTAACCCTGTGGTTCGCCGATGGGCGTCAAGATATTATCGCCGGTGGCAGCGCCACGATCCCCGCTAATACTCAGTGGTCTTTCGCATGTGAAGGCCTCATTAACTCAGCTTTAGTGCACTCAGGTTCGGATGCATTCCTACGCGCTGCAGAAATCTTGGGCACGACCTCGCCGTCCCATACTTTCCGTATTAGCGGCAAATCCGCCAACCTTCCCCGCGAGGAGCTCGAGGCGTGTGGATTCACCTTCTATGAGCGGGATTATCTCGCCGAGCTCGGCCCTCGTTTTGATCGTCTCCCCGAAGAGGCCCGAGCATTTGCGCTGGAAGACGGCAGCGGAGATCGGCTGGAACAATTTGAACAGATCAACAATTTTGTCTGCCGCCCGAAGCACACTGGAAATCAATTCTTTGCAATGCAATCGAGAGGAGCCGAAGCCCCGTATATTCCTCTGCATTTCCATCGCCTACACACCGAGAATTTCTTCTGCCTCGACGGAAAAATCAAATTACACGTGAATGGTCAAGAGATCATTCTCTCTCGCGGTGATTATGTCCATGCTCCAGCTGGAACCATTCACTCCTTTGCTTTCGCCGGACACAACACACAGATGTTGGGGCTTCTAACCACTGAGGTTTTCGAACCGTTCTTTGACTACATGAACACCCCCACCGATGCTCATGTCCAGTTGGAGGACTGCGGAAAGCCGTGGTTCCCAGCAGAGGCATTTGCAAAAGTCCAAGCTGAGCTGGAT